Proteins from a genomic interval of Triplophysa dalaica isolate WHDGS20190420 chromosome 13, ASM1584641v1, whole genome shotgun sequence:
- the papola gene encoding poly(A) polymerase alpha has protein sequence MPFPITNQVQTAQQIPKHYGITSPISLAQPKDADLVLTRKLTETLRPFGVFEEELELQRRILVLGKLNTLVKEWICEVSEAKNIPAAAIDNVGGKIFTFGSYRLGVHTKGADIDALCVTPRHVERTDFFSSFYDKLKEQEEVKDLRAVEEAFVPVIKLCFDSIEIDILFARLALQTIPENLDLRDDSLLRNLDIRCIRSLNGCRVTDEILHLVPNIQNFRLTLRAIKLWAKRHNIYSNILGFLGGVSWAMLVARTCQLYPNAVAATLVHKFFLVFSKWEWPNPVLLKQPEDCNLNLPVWDPRVTPSDRYHLMPIITPAYPQQNSTYNVSASTRAIMVEEFKRGLAITDEILLNKADWSKLFEAPNFFQKYKHYIVLLASAQTEKQHLEWVGLVESKIRILVGSLEKNEFITLAHVNPQSFPGAKEGNEKEEFTTMWVIGIVFKKMEGSENLNVDLTFDIQSFTDTVYRQAITSKMFEQDMKITAMHVKRKQLHQLLPKVSIPRGKRKHLSDGLRAMNEGSLDLSVDSDNSMSVPSPTGASTARCARATSPQGSIVSGASESQGKTDVLSGSTEPAAGDGNVGTASKKPKVDDSVEQNPQSSPCLSSEPAEERPDSPLENKMSEEAKAEDHSALEEESSGDANCHVAVDPVTGETDPSEAEPTMETEVTEMNTAEMMTPSQKAANADLSDVPILPSNPIAVVKNSIKLRLSR, from the exons ATGCCTTT TCCAATAACCAATCAGGTGCAAACGGCCCAGCAGATCCCGAAACACTATGGGATCACATCTCCCATCAGCCTGGCACAGCCGAAAGACGCAGATCTCGTCCTCACTCGGAAGCTGACGGAGACGCTCCGACCTTTCGGAGTCTTTGAGGAAGAGCTGGAGCTTCAGCGAAg AATTCTAGTGCTTGGAAAATTAAATACGCTGGTTAAGGAGTGGATCTGTGAAGTCAGTGAAGCTAAG AATATTCCAGCTGCAGCGATTGACAACGTTGGCGGAAAAATCTTCACTTTCGGATCCTATAGGCTTGGAGTTCATACCAAGG GTGCTGATATCGATGCTCTGTGCGTCACTCCCCGTCATGTGGAAAGAACAGATTTCTTTTCCTCCTTTTATGACAAATTGAAGGAGCAGGAAGAAGTCAAAGATTTGAGG GCGGTGGAGGAAGCGTTTGTTCCTGTGATAAAGCTGTGCTTTGATAGCATCGag ATTGACATACTGTTTGCCCGGCTGGCGCTGCAAACCATTCCAGAAAACCTGGATTTGCGAGACGACAGTTTATTAAGAAACCTGGACATTCGCTGCATTCGAAGCTTGAACg GTTGCAGAGTGACGGATGAGATTCTACATCTGGTGCCCAACATTCAGAACTTCAGACTGACTCTCAGAGCCATCAAACTGTGGGCCAAAC GTCACAATATCTACTCGAACATCTTGGGTTTTCTGGGCGGCGTGTCGTGGGCTATGCTGGTTGCAAGGACCTGCCAACTTTACCCCAATGCTGTGGCCGCCACCCTGGTCCATAAGTTCTTCTTGGTTTTCTCAAAGTG GGAATGGCCAAACCCAGTTCTTCTGAAACAGCCTGAAGACTGCAATCTCAACCTGCCAGTCTGGGATCCGAGG gtgACCCCTAGTGACCGGTACCACCTCATGCCGATCATAACACCAGCCTATCCCCAGCAAAACTCCACCTACAATGTCTCAGCGTCCACCCGAGCCATCATGGTGGAAGAGTTCAAGCGTG GTCTCGCCATCACCGATGAAATATTGCTGAATAAAGCAGATTGGTCCAAACTATTTGAAGCACCAAACTTCTTTCAGAAATACAA GCATTATATAGTGTTGCTAGCAAGTGCACAGACAGAGAAGCAGCACTTAGAATG GGTGGGCCTCGTGGAGTCAAAGATCCGAATCCTGGTGGGAAGCCTGGAGAAGAATGAGTTCATCACACTTGCCCACGTTAATCCGCAGTCGTTCCCGGGAGCAAAAGAGGGAAATGAAAA GGAGGAGTTCACTACAATGTGGGTAATAGGGattgtgttcaaaaaaatgGAGGGATCAGAAAATCTTAACGTGGATCTGACGTTTGACATCCAGTCTTTTACAGACACAG TTTACAGACAGGCCATCACCAGTAAGATGTTTGAACAGGACATGAAAATCACAGCCATGCATGTGAAGAGAAAACAACTCCATCAGCTGCTGCCCAAAGTTTCCATTCCCAGGGGCAAGAGAAAG CATTTGTCTGATGGCCTGCGTGCGATGAATGAGGGCAGTCTCGATCTATCGGTTGACAGTGACAACAGCATGTCAGTGCCGTCCCCCACTGGAGCTTCAACTGCCAGGTGTGCCCGTGCCACCAGTCCTCAGGG CTCCATCGTGTCAGGCGCCTCAGAGTCGCAGGGTAAAACTGATGTTTTGAGTGGAAGCACAGAGCCGGCTGCTG gggaTGGCAACGTGGGCACTGCAAGCAAGAAACCCAAAGTGGACGACAGTGTAGAGCAGAACCCTCAGTCGAGTCCCTGTTTATCATCTGAACCTGCCGAGGAGAGACCTGACTCACCCCTCGAGAATAAGATGTCGGAGGAAGCCAAAGCAGAGGAC CACTCAGCACTAGAAGAAGAGTCCTCCGGTGATGCTAACTGCCACGTAGCAGTGGATCCAGTG